The following are encoded in a window of Dysidea avara chromosome 4, odDysAvar1.4, whole genome shotgun sequence genomic DNA:
- the LOC136253475 gene encoding myosin heavy chain, clone 203-like isoform X2 has translation MSLKESSQEIIRRLDVLNIGPYLVKYNVISQREYIEEYSSVIEDGRAVNGDLTPKLCNVILKKPAEFCKALEESVKETKHKDHQELLTLLQHSARQAKKVKKGLITRAAHKVKKTLKPKQKYSAPEGQSYSDNSEPERSDDEISMVSQDYAIGGQHDKQWYSSLSASHSSVALSTSSGPTIDQTKSTNEDTTNNDKQVSVVIDEPDHSGAQATTLSHDKIHEHKTKHKVECSTINNRANAEKQQLEKDNKALKEQILALRVEVKKNEILMQQQKDGASAREAEIQQKIDHMQSEHDSVCAEMGAKNAELILKLESLQEMYSNEFHGTVHVKQLQVRLEAERQKVKRLEKEKNATFGKQDLYKANEELTKELAQAKAEVSYLRHMVPKKYLRSEEM, from the exons ATGTCGCTGAAAGAAAGCAGCCAAGAGATCATTCGTAGACTAGATGTACTCAATATCGGTCCGTATCTGGTCAAGTACAATGTAATTTCACAACGAGAATATATAGAGGAATACAGTAGTGTTATTGAGGATGGTAGAGCTGTCAATGGTGACCTTACTCCAAAGTTGTGCAACGTGATCCTGAAGAAACCTGCAGAGTTTTGCAAGGCCTTGGAGGAGTCAGTTAAAGAGACGAAGCACAAAGACCACCAGGAACTGTTGACATTGCTACAGCACAGTGCG AGACAAGCAAAGAAAGTGAAGAAAGGATTAATAACAAGGGCTGCTCACAAAGTAAAGAAAACACTTAAACCAAAGCAG AAATATTCAGCACCAGAAGGCCAATCTTATTCTGACAACAGTGAGCCTGAACGTAGTGATGATGAGATTAGTATG GTATCTCAGGACTATGCAATAGGTGGTCAACATGACAAGCAGTGGTACAGTTCATTGTCAGCATCTCATTCAAGTGTTGCACTGAGTACCTCATCTGGTCCCACAATTGATCAGACCAAATCCACAAATGAGGACACCACAAACAATGATAAACAAGTTAGTGTAGTTATTGATGAACCAGATCATAGTGGGGCACAAGCTACAACTCTGTCACATGATAAGATTCACGAACACAAGACTAAACATAAAGTTGAATGCAGTACCATTAACAAC AGAGCTAATGCTGAAAAGCAGCAACTAGAAAAGGATAATAAAGCACTTAAGGAACAAATTCTTGCCCTTCGTGTTGAAGTTAAAAAGAATGAAATCTTGATGCAGCAGCAAAAGGATGGTGCAAGTGCTAGAGAGGCTGAAATACAACAAAAGATTGATCACATGCAGTCCGAACATGATTCAGTGTGTGCAGAGATGGGTGCAAAAAATGCCGAGCTGATTTTGAAGCTTGAGTCTCTACAAGAGATGTATTCTAATGAGTTTCATGGAACTGTACATGTTAAGCAATTGCAAGTGAGGCTTGAGGCTGAACGACAGAAAGTGAAACGATTGGAGAAAGAGAAGAATGCAACATTTGGTAAACAAGACCTATACAAGGCTAATGAAGAGTTAACAAAAGAGTTAGCCCAAGCTAAAGCAGAAGTTAGCTATTTAAGACACATGGTTCCCAAGAAGTACTTGCGCTCTGAGGAAATGTAA
- the LOC136253475 gene encoding myosin heavy chain, clone 203-like isoform X1, translated as MSLKESSQEIIRRLDVLNIGPYLVKYNVISQREYIEEYSSVIEDGRAVNGDLTPKLCNVILKKPAEFCKALEESVKETKHKDHQELLTLLQHSARQAKKVKKGLITRAAHKVKKTLKPKQKYSAPEGQSYSDNSEPERSDDEISMVSQDYAIGGQHDKQWYSSLSASHSSVALSTSSGPTIDQTKSTNEDTTNNDKQVSVVIDEPDHSGAQATTLSHDKIHEHKTKHKVECSTINNVSFTLHKQDELGSALQRANAEKQQLEKDNKALKEQILALRVEVKKNEILMQQQKDGASAREAEIQQKIDHMQSEHDSVCAEMGAKNAELILKLESLQEMYSNEFHGTVHVKQLQVRLEAERQKVKRLEKEKNATFGKQDLYKANEELTKELAQAKAEVSYLRHMVPKKYLRSEEM; from the exons ATGTCGCTGAAAGAAAGCAGCCAAGAGATCATTCGTAGACTAGATGTACTCAATATCGGTCCGTATCTGGTCAAGTACAATGTAATTTCACAACGAGAATATATAGAGGAATACAGTAGTGTTATTGAGGATGGTAGAGCTGTCAATGGTGACCTTACTCCAAAGTTGTGCAACGTGATCCTGAAGAAACCTGCAGAGTTTTGCAAGGCCTTGGAGGAGTCAGTTAAAGAGACGAAGCACAAAGACCACCAGGAACTGTTGACATTGCTACAGCACAGTGCG AGACAAGCAAAGAAAGTGAAGAAAGGATTAATAACAAGGGCTGCTCACAAAGTAAAGAAAACACTTAAACCAAAGCAG AAATATTCAGCACCAGAAGGCCAATCTTATTCTGACAACAGTGAGCCTGAACGTAGTGATGATGAGATTAGTATG GTATCTCAGGACTATGCAATAGGTGGTCAACATGACAAGCAGTGGTACAGTTCATTGTCAGCATCTCATTCAAGTGTTGCACTGAGTACCTCATCTGGTCCCACAATTGATCAGACCAAATCCACAAATGAGGACACCACAAACAATGATAAACAAGTTAGTGTAGTTATTGATGAACCAGATCATAGTGGGGCACAAGCTACAACTCTGTCACATGATAAGATTCACGAACACAAGACTAAACATAAAGTTGAATGCAGTACCATTAACAACGTAAGTTTCACATTACACAAGCAGGATGAATTGGGTAGTGCCTTACAGAGAGCTAATGCTGAAAAGCAGCAACTAGAAAAGGATAATAAAGCACTTAAGGAACAAATTCTTGCCCTTCGTGTTGAAGTTAAAAAGAATGAAATCTTGATGCAGCAGCAAAAGGATGGTGCAAGTGCTAGAGAGGCTGAAATACAACAAAAGATTGATCACATGCAGTCCGAACATGATTCAGTGTGTGCAGAGATGGGTGCAAAAAATGCCGAGCTGATTTTGAAGCTTGAGTCTCTACAAGAGATGTATTCTAATGAGTTTCATGGAACTGTACATGTTAAGCAATTGCAAGTGAGGCTTGAGGCTGAACGACAGAAAGTGAAACGATTGGAGAAAGAGAAGAATGCAACATTTGGTAAACAAGACCTATACAAGGCTAATGAAGAGTTAACAAAAGAGTTAGCCCAAGCTAAAGCAGAAGTTAGCTATTTAAGACACATGGTTCCCAAGAAGTACTTGCGCTCTGAGGAAATGTAA